The DNA sequence AGCGAGCCGAAGGCCTGGCCCTGGATCTCGTCGATCTGGCCGTGCAGGATATTGAAGTTCAGGTTGAAGCGGCGCACCGCTTCCGACAGGTGCGGCTGGTCCACGTCATTGCCGGTGAAGGCGAAGCGGAACAGGTGGTCGGTCCCCTGGCCACCGTCGGCACGCGCCAGACGCTCGCGCAGGCGCGCCAGCACGCCCTTGGGCAGTTCGTGGGCGATGACGTCACCGATCAGGGCGCGGGTGACTTCATGGCGCGGCTGGCGGAACACTTCCAGCACTTCGCCTTGTTCGATCACCTGGCCGGCTTCCATCACCGCCACGCGGTCGCAGATCTGCTTGATGACTTCCATCTGGTGCGTGATCAGGACAATGGTCAGGCCCAGTTCCTGGTTGATCTTGCGCAGCAGGTCGAGGATGGAGCGGGTGGTTTCCGGGTCCAGCGCCGAGGTGGCTTCGTCGGAGAGCAAGACCTTGGGATCGTTGGCCAGTGCGCGGGCGATGCCCACGCGCTGCTTCTGACCGCCGGAAATCTGTGCCGGATAGCGGTCGCGCAGGGCGGTCAGGCCGACCAGTTCCAGTAGCGGCTCGA is a window from the Herbaspirillum rubrisubalbicans genome containing:
- a CDS encoding methionine ABC transporter ATP-binding protein, whose product is MIEIQAVTQRFGNVEAVRNVDLSIRKGEIFGIIGRSGAGKSTLVRTLNLLNRPTSGRIVLDGQDLTSLSASQLREARRGIGMIFQHFNLLSSRSVYDNIALPLELAGKSKAQIAAKVEPLLELVGLTALRDRYPAQISGGQKQRVGIARALANDPKVLLSDEATSALDPETTRSILDLLRKINQELGLTIVLITHQMEVIKQICDRVAVMEAGQVIEQGEVLEVFRQPRHEVTRALIGDVIAHELPKGVLARLRERLARADGGQGTDHLFRFAFTGNDVDQPHLSEAVRRFNLNFNILHGQIDEIQGQAFGSLAILANGTQDNINQAMQYLREQGVVVEELNHVI